One Phycisphaera mikurensis NBRC 102666 DNA window includes the following coding sequences:
- a CDS encoding glycosyltransferase family 4 protein gives MAETSSSGPVTVLGSYPPRRCGIATFSRDLAEALATRVQREREHRRGGPDRVQAIAMNDRPEGYRYGPRVAFEINEKRLAEYRLAADFLNMGPGGVLSVQHEYGIYGGDHGAHVLELLRRLRMPAVATLHTVLKDPSVRQKEVLAELAQLCDKVVVMADRAYAFLTEIYNVPREKIALIPHGIHEVPFVDPAFYKDQFGVEGKRVILTFGLLSPGKGLEAMIDALPAVVKKHPDVVYVVLGATHPGILAHSGEDYRSGLQSQARKLGVDKHVKWFNKFVETDELMEFLGSADLYVTPYLNEAQITSGTLAYALGAGKATISTPYWHAQELLADGRGELVPFSDPAALSNAINKLFDHDTHRHAMRKAAYKHTRPMTWGRVAEQYLEVCRQVESERRAHPRPLAGAGGGTRAARAAAERLAGGVTRDELPPVKLDHLRRLTDSAGMLVHARHSVPDRRGGYRVDDNARALIAVLTAQDHIEASGRFDERLDELASTYLSFIDHSFDATTGRFTESLTYDRAWRLRDSGDPRDLGRATSEDAHGKAIHALGECVARSHQPGHRALAAQLFHAALGGCGRFEHPHGWAYALIGVHAYLRRFGGDTHARQLREDLAHRLFGAFVTNGTPEWPWPNDELTYTAARLPHALLLSGRWMFHDGMIQQALASLDWLNGVQTGEDGRFAPIGTEGWYPRGGEKARFHQLPMEAAGAVEANLEAHRVTGDAKYLERAERCLQWFQGDNDLRQPLYDPITGGCCDRLLPGGVDPNQGADATLSWLLSLLACLEAALPAPRVAG, from the coding sequence ATGGCAGAAACGTCCTCCTCAGGCCCTGTCACCGTCCTCGGCAGCTACCCGCCGCGGCGGTGCGGCATCGCCACCTTCAGCCGCGACCTCGCGGAAGCGCTGGCGACGCGGGTCCAGCGGGAGCGGGAACACCGCCGTGGCGGCCCGGATCGGGTGCAAGCCATCGCGATGAACGATCGGCCCGAGGGTTACCGCTATGGGCCCCGGGTGGCTTTCGAGATCAACGAGAAGCGGCTTGCGGAGTACCGGCTCGCGGCCGACTTCCTGAACATGGGACCCGGCGGCGTGCTGTCGGTTCAGCACGAGTACGGGATCTACGGCGGCGACCACGGCGCGCACGTCCTGGAGCTGCTTCGCCGCCTCCGGATGCCCGCGGTGGCGACGCTCCACACCGTGCTCAAAGATCCGAGCGTCCGCCAGAAGGAGGTGCTGGCCGAGCTGGCGCAACTCTGCGACAAAGTCGTGGTGATGGCCGACCGGGCCTACGCGTTCCTCACGGAGATCTACAACGTTCCGCGGGAGAAGATCGCTCTGATCCCCCACGGCATCCACGAGGTTCCCTTCGTCGATCCGGCTTTCTACAAAGATCAATTCGGGGTCGAGGGCAAGCGGGTGATCCTGACCTTCGGTCTCCTCTCTCCGGGGAAGGGGCTGGAGGCGATGATCGACGCCCTGCCCGCGGTCGTGAAGAAGCACCCCGACGTCGTCTACGTCGTCCTCGGCGCCACGCACCCGGGGATCCTCGCTCACTCCGGCGAGGACTACCGCAGCGGCCTGCAGAGCCAAGCTCGGAAGCTGGGCGTGGACAAGCACGTCAAGTGGTTCAACAAGTTCGTCGAGACCGACGAGCTCATGGAGTTCCTCGGTTCCGCCGACCTCTACGTGACCCCGTACCTCAACGAGGCGCAGATCACCTCGGGCACGCTGGCGTACGCCCTCGGGGCCGGCAAGGCGACGATCTCGACGCCGTACTGGCACGCGCAGGAGCTGCTCGCCGACGGCCGCGGGGAGCTGGTGCCCTTCTCGGATCCGGCCGCCTTGTCGAACGCGATCAACAAGCTCTTCGACCACGACACCCACCGCCACGCCATGCGGAAGGCCGCTTACAAGCACACCCGTCCGATGACCTGGGGCCGGGTGGCCGAGCAGTACCTCGAGGTCTGCCGACAGGTCGAAAGCGAGCGTCGGGCGCATCCCCGCCCGCTCGCGGGGGCCGGCGGCGGCACGCGCGCCGCCCGGGCCGCGGCCGAGCGGCTCGCCGGCGGGGTGACGCGCGACGAACTGCCGCCGGTCAAGCTCGATCACCTGCGCCGGCTGACCGACTCCGCCGGCATGCTCGTCCACGCCCGCCACAGCGTGCCCGATCGACGCGGCGGCTACCGCGTGGACGACAACGCCCGGGCCCTCATCGCCGTGCTCACGGCGCAGGATCACATCGAAGCGAGCGGCCGCTTCGACGAGCGGCTCGACGAGCTGGCGAGCACGTACCTCTCCTTCATCGACCACTCGTTCGACGCAACCACCGGCCGCTTCACCGAGTCGCTGACCTACGACCGCGCTTGGCGCCTGCGGGACTCCGGCGATCCGCGGGACCTCGGGCGTGCGACCAGCGAGGACGCTCACGGCAAGGCGATCCACGCGCTCGGCGAGTGCGTGGCCCGCAGCCACCAGCCCGGGCACCGCGCGCTGGCCGCCCAGCTGTTCCACGCGGCGTTGGGCGGGTGCGGCCGCTTCGAGCACCCGCACGGCTGGGCCTACGCGCTCATCGGCGTGCACGCTTACCTCCGCCGGTTCGGCGGCGACACCCACGCGCGCCAGCTGCGGGAGGACCTCGCCCACCGCCTGTTTGGTGCCTTCGTCACCAACGGCACCCCCGAGTGGCCGTGGCCCAACGACGAGCTGACCTACACCGCCGCCCGCCTCCCGCACGCTCTGCTGCTGTCCGGTCGGTGGATGTTCCACGACGGGATGATCCAGCAGGCGCTGGCCTCGCTGGACTGGCTCAACGGCGTGCAGACCGGAGAGGACGGCCGCTTCGCGCCCATCGGCACCGAGGGTTGGTACCCGCGTGGAGGGGAGAAAGCACGGTTCCACCAGCTCCCCATGGAAGCCGCCGGCGCGGTCGAGGCGAACCTCGAGGCCCACCGCGTGACCGGCGACGCGAAGTACCTCGAGCGTGCGGAGCGGTGCCTGCAGTGGTTCCAGGGCGACAACGACCTGAGGCAGCCGCTCTACGACCCGATCACCGGCGGCTGCTGCGACCGGCTGCTGCCCGGCGGCGTCGATCCCAACCAAGGCGCCGACGCCACGCTGTCGTGGCTGCTTTCGCTGCTCGCGTGCCTCGAGGCGGCGTTGCCCGCACCGCGCGTGGCGGGCTGA
- a CDS encoding ComEC/Rec2 family competence protein, whose product MSRPSAPGDPSEASGDATAPTADGWAWRLAAPAAIGGVLVAHGLAQLRWVTAEAWRPAVLVVLAAAAAGLLATLAVRRFHADRVAAEPRTPAVRGTRGAAALPLLALLLGYAAWSSVAAERLARDDVARLVGPVAVPVVLEGRLVGTVKIKAADRGAFAAFNYRRPRTLGRLEVSGRFDAAAGGMIPARGTVLLKVNRPAPLLAEGQRVRVTGKLQAFTPAENPGSYDFAAAMERAGIAGRLTVRKATGVEVRLAEENLARDAALLRQALRTRAWNGLERGFESGSGPAALLGSLLLGRADVVLDDLREDFRVVGLSHLLSISGAHLGVLVLLMVGVCRGLPVHPRTATLAVLAAVAFYLLLVPVRVPVLRAALMAACFLGPSVFGRRLPAGRALTIAALAVLAWRPHDLFAPGFQLSFLAVWAIVRFAKPIAERLHPPPLVTDAATGRTPAGAVQRGFFEIIGVSLAAAAATAPLVLHHFGIFSPLAVPGSVLSWPLFGFVLGLGHLKLAIGMLWPEASSLLAGPLSVALAFSASLVRLAASLPGVAWVPARPVPLLWTLAALLFVIALLHGVGSGRPRPRLLVAAALLLAGSLAVTQGVQERFDSPPDLRLTMLAVGDGSAWLVESGGGTLMFDCGSSTIAQVGEREVAPALRALGVRRIDTLVISHADLDHFSGVLELADALPIGRVLCSPEVTNEARDLPAGAAAVLLDGLAARRIPLGEVTAGGTWRIGTIGAACRVLWPPPGLTLADARNSNDHSIVLRVELPAEMQTERPARSILLSGDIQQHAITALLAAGAPLRSTLADLPHHGSVVRASPDWLAAADPAILLQSTGRRRLERDKWRAILEENPRVRLASAAVGMVQITLESDGSLAWSTHRGGSGRMTLEEEERLPLRPAERSPSKGHK is encoded by the coding sequence GTGAGCCGGCCATCGGCCCCGGGGGATCCGTCCGAGGCTTCGGGCGACGCGACCGCGCCGACGGCGGATGGGTGGGCGTGGCGGCTGGCCGCACCCGCCGCCATCGGCGGGGTGCTGGTCGCACACGGCCTCGCGCAGCTGCGATGGGTGACGGCCGAGGCGTGGCGGCCGGCGGTGCTCGTCGTGCTCGCCGCCGCCGCCGCCGGGCTCCTGGCGACGCTCGCCGTGCGGCGCTTCCACGCGGATCGCGTGGCAGCAGAACCACGAACGCCGGCGGTCCGCGGCACCCGGGGCGCAGCGGCCCTCCCGCTGCTCGCGCTGTTGCTCGGCTACGCCGCGTGGTCCTCGGTCGCGGCCGAGCGGCTGGCTCGCGACGACGTCGCGCGCCTGGTCGGACCCGTCGCGGTGCCGGTGGTGCTGGAGGGCAGGCTCGTCGGCACAGTGAAGATCAAAGCGGCCGACCGCGGCGCGTTCGCTGCCTTCAACTACCGCCGGCCACGCACCCTCGGACGCCTCGAGGTCTCCGGCCGCTTCGACGCAGCGGCCGGCGGGATGATCCCCGCCCGGGGCACGGTCCTGCTCAAGGTCAACCGGCCGGCTCCGCTGCTGGCAGAAGGCCAGCGGGTGCGGGTCACCGGCAAGCTGCAGGCGTTTACGCCTGCGGAGAATCCGGGCTCATACGATTTTGCCGCCGCGATGGAGCGGGCTGGGATCGCGGGTCGCCTCACCGTCCGCAAGGCCACGGGCGTGGAGGTGCGCCTCGCCGAGGAGAACCTCGCCCGGGACGCCGCGCTCCTGCGGCAGGCGCTGCGCACCCGCGCCTGGAACGGGCTCGAACGCGGCTTCGAATCGGGATCCGGACCGGCCGCGCTGCTGGGCTCGTTGCTGCTTGGCCGGGCGGACGTGGTGCTCGACGACCTGCGCGAAGACTTCCGCGTGGTCGGCCTCTCGCACCTGCTCTCCATCAGCGGTGCTCACCTCGGCGTGCTCGTGCTCCTGATGGTCGGCGTCTGCCGCGGCCTGCCCGTGCACCCCCGGACCGCCACGCTCGCGGTGCTCGCCGCGGTCGCCTTCTACCTCTTGCTCGTGCCGGTCCGCGTGCCCGTGCTCCGGGCGGCGCTGATGGCGGCTTGCTTCCTGGGGCCTTCCGTCTTCGGGCGTCGCCTCCCAGCCGGCCGCGCCCTGACGATCGCCGCGCTCGCTGTTCTCGCCTGGCGGCCGCACGACCTCTTCGCGCCGGGGTTCCAGCTGTCCTTCCTCGCGGTTTGGGCGATCGTCCGCTTCGCGAAGCCCATCGCCGAGCGATTGCACCCCCCGCCGCTGGTCACCGACGCGGCCACCGGCCGCACCCCCGCGGGCGCCGTGCAGCGCGGCTTCTTCGAGATCATCGGGGTCAGCCTCGCCGCCGCCGCCGCGACCGCGCCGCTCGTGCTCCACCACTTCGGCATCTTCTCGCCGCTCGCCGTGCCGGGCTCCGTTCTCTCCTGGCCGCTGTTCGGCTTCGTGTTGGGTCTCGGGCACCTGAAGCTCGCGATCGGGATGCTCTGGCCGGAGGCCTCTTCGCTGCTGGCGGGACCGCTGTCGGTCGCGCTCGCGTTCAGCGCCTCGCTGGTCCGGCTCGCCGCGTCGCTGCCCGGCGTTGCGTGGGTTCCGGCGCGACCTGTTCCTCTGCTGTGGACTCTCGCCGCCCTGCTCTTCGTGATCGCTCTGCTCCACGGTGTGGGCAGTGGCCGCCCGCGGCCCCGACTCCTGGTCGCTGCGGCGTTGCTGCTCGCCGGGTCGCTCGCGGTGACGCAGGGCGTTCAGGAACGATTTGACTCGCCGCCGGACTTGCGGCTGACGATGCTTGCCGTCGGCGACGGGTCCGCGTGGCTCGTCGAGAGCGGTGGCGGAACGTTGATGTTCGACTGCGGGTCCAGCACGATCGCGCAGGTCGGCGAGCGCGAGGTGGCTCCGGCGCTGCGGGCGCTCGGCGTCCGCCGCATCGACACCCTGGTCATCAGCCACGCCGATCTGGATCACTTCTCCGGTGTGCTGGAGCTTGCCGATGCACTGCCGATCGGCCGAGTGCTCTGCTCGCCGGAGGTCACAAACGAGGCGCGGGACCTCCCGGCAGGAGCCGCCGCCGTCCTGCTCGACGGGCTCGCCGCCCGCCGGATCCCGCTCGGGGAGGTGACGGCCGGGGGAACCTGGCGAATCGGCACGATCGGCGCCGCCTGCCGTGTCCTCTGGCCCCCGCCCGGCCTCACGCTCGCGGATGCGCGCAACTCCAACGACCACTCGATCGTGCTCCGGGTGGAACTGCCCGCCGAGATGCAAACCGAGCGCCCCGCCCGGTCGATCCTGCTCTCAGGCGACATCCAGCAGCACGCCATCACCGCGTTACTCGCCGCGGGAGCGCCGCTGCGGTCGACTCTGGCGGATCTGCCCCACCACGGCAGCGTCGTCCGCGCCAGCCCCGACTGGCTCGCCGCCGCCGACCCCGCAATCCTGCTGCAGAGCACCGGACGACGCCGGCTCGAACGCGACAAGTGGCGTGCGATTCTGGAGGAGAATCCGCGTGTCCGTCTCGCGTCCGCGGCGGTCGGGATGGTGCAGATCACGCTCGAATCCGACGGATCGCTCGCCTGGAGCACACACCGCGGCGGCAGCGGTCGCATGACGCTCGAGGAGGAGGAGCGGCTGCCGCTACGTCCAGCTGAGCGTTCCCCAAGCAAGGGACACAAGTAA